In a genomic window of Ranitomeya imitator isolate aRanImi1 chromosome 5, aRanImi1.pri, whole genome shotgun sequence:
- the SYS1 gene encoding protein SYS1 homolog, giving the protein MRMAGQFRSYVWDPVLIISQITLMQFIYYGFLGLWIALLDLLVHYSPSLDQLFNHELLGFSSVHGRITMMAFILNSLTCALGLLYFIRRGKQCLDFTVTVHLFHIFGCWIYNAHFPSTITWWLLMFVCIGLMAVTGEYLCLRTELNEIPLSSAPKSNV; this is encoded by the coding sequence ATGAGAATGGCCGGACAGTTCCGGAGCTACGTGTGGGATCCCGTCCTCATCATTTCTCAGATTACACTGATGCAGTTCATCTACTATGGCTTCCTGGGCCTCTGGATTGCATTACTGGACTTGTTGGTTCACTACAGCCCTTCCCTTGACCAGCTATTTAATCATGAGCTCTTGGGCTTTTCTTCTGTGCACGGGAGGATCACCATGATGGCTTTCATCTTAAACTCTTTGACCTGTGCTCTGGGACTACTTTACTTTATCCGCAGAGGAAAGCAGTGTCTGGATTTCACTGTGACAGTCCATCTTTTTCACATTTTTGGATGTTGGATATATAACGCTCACTTCCCGAGCACGATCACTTGGTGGCTGCTGATGTTTGTCTGCATTGGTCTAATGGCAGTGACTGGCGAGTATCTGTGTCTGCGGACTGAACTCAATGAGATCCCCCTCAGCTCTGCACCCAAATCTAATGTGTAG